In the Sandaracinus amylolyticus genome, TCGCGGGGTGCTTCGGCGGGGTGAACATCTTCGCGCGCGCGCTCGGCGGGTGGCTCGGTGATCGCGCCGGCGGACGCGCCGGTCTGCGCGGCCGTCTCGCGCTGCTCGCGATCGTCCTCACGGTCGAGGGCGCAGCGCTGGTGCGGCTCTCGACGCTCCAGAGCGTCGAGGGTGCGGTCGTGGTGTTCGTGTCGATCGGTCTGTTCGTCGCGATGGGCGCGGGCGCGACCTATGCCGCGGTGCCGCTCCTGCACCCCAAGACGATGGGGGCGGTGAGCGGCTGGGTCGGCGCGGGCGGCAACCTCGGTGCGGTCGCGGCGGCGGTCGCGCTCGGCTCGGGGCGCATGCTCGACGGAAGCGCGTTCCTCACGATCGGGATCGGGACGATCGCGCTCGCCGCGCTCACGCCGATCGTGATCGCGATCGACTCGAAGGCCACGGTCCCGGAGAGCGAGCCGATGCCGCTCCCGGTGCCCGCCGACGACGTGGCGGAGTGATCTCGAGTCAGGTGCGCTGGCGAGGATCGAACACGAAGCAGGTCGACGTCGCGGTCGCGTAGAGCTTGCCGTCTCGCACACCGACGAGGCGCGCCTCCGCCACTGCGACGCGCGAGCCGGGATGGACGACGCGACCCTCCGCGCGAACGCGCCCGACGTCGGGGCGCAGCGCGCGGAGGAACTTCACCTCGAGCGTCGCCGACGTGTACGCGAGCCCGGCGGGGAGCGTGGTGTGCACCGCGCATCCGAGCGCGCTGTCGAGCAGCGTCGACACGTAGCCGCCGTGCACGCTGCCGAGCGGGTTGAACACGTAGTCGGGCACCTCGCCCTCGAACGTCGCCTCGCCCTCCGCGACGTGCGTGAGCGTGTAGTCGAGCGTCGCCGCGATCGAGGGCGGCGGGAGCTCGCCGTTCGCCATCGCGCGCATGGCCTCGAACCCGCTCCGCTCGAGCAGTGGTGCGGGGCTCGGCAGGGGCAGGGGATAGCGGTAGCTACGGTCTCGGCTCGGGTGGGTCATGCGTCGAGTCTGTCCGCGGCGGGCGCGTGAGCCTCGTTCACCGGTGAATCGCTGACATTCACGGATGAATGGATCACGATCGCGCGATGGACGCGGTCGACTGGGAGTCGTGCCGGGTGTTCCTCGA is a window encoding:
- a CDS encoding PaaI family thioesterase; this translates as MTHPSRDRSYRYPLPLPSPAPLLERSGFEAMRAMANGELPPPSIAATLDYTLTHVAEGEATFEGEVPDYVFNPLGSVHGGYVSTLLDSALGCAVHTTLPAGLAYTSATLEVKFLRALRPDVGRVRAEGRVVHPGSRVAVAEARLVGVRDGKLYATATSTCFVFDPRQRT